Proteins encoded in a region of the Pseudomonas viciae genome:
- a CDS encoding cytochrome ubiquinol oxidase subunit I — translation MFGLEALDLARIQFAFTISFHILFPAITIGLASYLAVLEGLWLKTRDDTYRDLYHFWSKIFAVNFGMGVVSGLVMAYQFGTNWSRFSDFAGAVTGPLLTYEVLTAFFLEAGFLGVMLFGWNRVGRGLHFFSTVMVAIGTLISTFWILSSNSWMQTPQGYEIIDGRVIPVDWLAVVFNPSFPYRLLHMSTAAFVATAFFVGSSAAWHLLRGRDTPAIRRMLSMAMWMALLVAPIQAVIGDFHGLNTLKHQPAKIAAIEGHWENVGNEPTPLILFGWPDMQAEKTRFAVEIPYLGSLILTHSLDKQVPALKEFPPEDRPNSTIVFWSFRVMVGLGLLMIFTGLCSLWLRRKDRIYQSRPFLYMVLWMGPSGLIAILAGWFTTEIGRQPWVVYGLMRTADASSGHSFAQMSITLVLFVVVYFALFGAGLSYMMRLVRKGPEAHEAEPSDGGPGQKRTPARPLSAADDGEDVDTTDRSNKGN, via the coding sequence ATGTTCGGTTTGGAGGCGCTCGATCTCGCCCGAATCCAGTTCGCGTTCACCATCTCGTTCCACATCCTGTTCCCGGCCATCACCATTGGCCTGGCGAGTTACCTGGCGGTGCTCGAAGGCCTGTGGCTCAAGACTCGCGATGACACCTACCGCGACCTGTACCACTTCTGGTCGAAGATCTTTGCCGTCAACTTCGGCATGGGGGTGGTGTCCGGATTGGTCATGGCCTATCAGTTCGGCACCAACTGGAGCCGTTTCTCGGACTTCGCCGGGGCGGTAACCGGGCCGCTGCTGACCTACGAGGTGCTCACGGCATTCTTCCTCGAGGCGGGTTTCCTTGGCGTGATGCTGTTCGGCTGGAATCGCGTCGGCCGTGGCTTGCACTTCTTCTCCACAGTGATGGTAGCAATCGGCACACTGATCTCTACCTTCTGGATTCTGTCGTCCAACAGCTGGATGCAGACCCCGCAGGGCTACGAAATCATTGATGGCCGGGTGATTCCGGTGGACTGGCTGGCGGTGGTGTTCAACCCCTCATTCCCTTATCGCCTGTTGCACATGTCCACGGCGGCGTTTGTCGCGACGGCGTTCTTTGTGGGCTCGTCAGCGGCCTGGCATTTGTTGCGCGGTCGCGATACCCCGGCCATCCGCCGCATGCTGTCGATGGCGATGTGGATGGCTTTGCTGGTGGCGCCGATCCAGGCGGTCATCGGTGACTTCCATGGCCTCAACACCCTCAAGCATCAACCGGCGAAGATCGCCGCCATCGAAGGTCACTGGGAGAACGTCGGCAACGAGCCGACCCCGCTGATTCTGTTTGGTTGGCCGGACATGCAGGCCGAGAAGACCCGGTTCGCTGTGGAGATCCCCTACCTGGGGAGCCTGATCCTGACCCACAGCCTGGACAAACAGGTGCCAGCCCTCAAGGAGTTCCCACCTGAGGACCGACCGAATTCGACCATCGTGTTCTGGTCGTTCCGGGTCATGGTCGGCCTTGGCTTGCTGATGATTTTCACCGGCCTGTGCAGCCTGTGGCTGCGCCGCAAGGATCGGATCTATCAATCCCGACCGTTCCTCTACATGGTGCTGTGGATGGGACCGTCCGGCCTGATTGCGATCCTGGCCGGCTGGTTCACCACTGAAATCGGTCGCCAGCCTTGGGTGGTCTACGGACTGATGCGCACGGCCGATGCTTCCTCCGGCCACAGTTTTGCGCAGATGAGCATCACCCTGGTGCTGTTCGTCGTGGTGTATTTCGCGCTGTTCGGCGCCGGCTTGAGTTACATGATGCGCCTGGTGCGCAAGGGCCCTGAGGCCCACGAAGCCGAGCCGAGCGATGGTGGCCCAGGCCAGAAACGTACGCCGGCCCGACCATTGTCGGCCGCCGACGACGGCGAAGACGTGGACACAACCGACCGCTCGAACAAGGGGAATTGA
- a CDS encoding methyltransferase produces the protein MPLLDSPFAQLDLIRQPEQQNEPLQAFDAADEYLLAYLAEQQPAAQTRVLVLNDSFGALAASLAGKVEVISSGDSFLALQALEKNLVRNGRPFDAVPALPASEAFTGPFDRVLIKVPKTLALLEEQLIRLQGQLAPGAQVIAAAMVKHLPRAAGDLLERYIGPVQASLAVKKARLLIATPDTRTPAVSPYPTRYWLDEPKIELLNHANVFCREGLDIGTRAFLPHLPKNLGTAQVADLGCGNGVLAIASALQNPEARYTLVDESYMAVQSAAENWRAALGEREAIIRAGDGLAGQEAQSLDVVLCNPPFHQQQVVGDFLAWRMFQQAREALVVGGALYIVGNRHLGYHSKLARLFRGVEQVAATPKFVILKARK, from the coding sequence ATGCCCTTGCTCGACAGTCCCTTTGCCCAACTCGACCTGATCCGCCAACCCGAACAGCAGAACGAACCGCTGCAAGCCTTCGACGCGGCCGATGAATACCTGCTCGCGTATCTGGCCGAACAGCAACCAGCCGCGCAGACCCGGGTCCTGGTGCTCAATGACAGCTTCGGCGCCCTGGCAGCCAGCCTGGCCGGCAAGGTTGAAGTGATCAGCAGTGGCGACTCGTTCCTGGCCTTGCAGGCGCTGGAGAAAAACCTGGTGCGCAACGGCCGTCCCTTCGATGCAGTGCCGGCATTGCCCGCCAGCGAGGCGTTCACCGGGCCTTTTGATCGCGTGCTGATCAAAGTGCCAAAAACCCTGGCCCTGCTGGAGGAACAACTGATTCGCCTGCAAGGCCAACTGGCGCCTGGAGCCCAGGTGATTGCCGCGGCAATGGTCAAGCATCTGCCCCGAGCCGCTGGCGACCTCTTGGAGCGCTACATCGGCCCGGTGCAAGCCTCCCTGGCGGTGAAAAAGGCTCGCCTGCTGATCGCTACACCAGACACCAGGACCCCGGCCGTATCGCCCTACCCCACCCGATACTGGCTGGACGAACCGAAGATCGAACTGCTCAACCACGCCAATGTGTTCTGCCGTGAAGGCCTGGACATCGGTACCCGGGCATTCCTGCCGCACCTGCCGAAAAACCTGGGAACGGCCCAGGTCGCGGACCTGGGCTGCGGCAATGGCGTGCTGGCAATCGCCAGCGCCCTGCAAAACCCCGAGGCCCGCTACACCCTGGTGGACGAGTCATACATGGCCGTGCAATCGGCCGCCGAGAACTGGCGAGCCGCCTTGGGCGAGCGCGAGGCGATCATCCGAGCCGGTGACGGTTTGGCCGGGCAGGAGGCGCAGTCCCTGGATGTGGTGCTGTGCAACCCACCCTTTCACCAACAGCAAGTGGTAGGTGACTTCCTCGCCTGGCGGATGTTCCAGCAGGCTCGCGAAGCCTTGGTGGTCGGTGGTGCGTTGTACATCGTGGGTAACCGGCACCTGGGCTACCACAGCAAACTGGCGCGGCTGTTCCGGGGCGTCGAGCAAGTGGCCGCCACGCCGAAATTCGTGATTCTCAAAGCCCGGAAATAA
- a CDS encoding DJ-1 family glyoxalase III gives MIPGTKIPRALIAVAEGVDDLQTVTLIDVLRRAQVEVVVASIEARRMLTCARGTRLTADGMLVDMLVQDFDLIVLPGGIIGTQHLAAHQPLQQLIKDQAATGRFFCAIGEAPALALQRFGVLRQRRMTCLPAVSQQLSGCSFVDQPVVVDGNCITAQGSAAALAFALTLVEQLCGKGVRGVVAAELLA, from the coding sequence ATGATTCCCGGAACCAAAATCCCCCGAGCCCTGATTGCTGTCGCCGAAGGTGTCGATGACTTGCAGACGGTCACCCTGATCGATGTGCTGCGCCGGGCTCAGGTCGAAGTGGTGGTGGCGAGTATCGAGGCACGGCGGATGCTTACCTGCGCCCGCGGTACACGCTTGACCGCCGATGGCATGTTGGTGGACATGCTTGTGCAGGATTTCGACCTGATCGTCCTGCCCGGCGGCATTATCGGCACCCAACACCTGGCGGCCCATCAACCGTTGCAACAACTGATCAAGGACCAGGCTGCCACTGGACGGTTTTTCTGCGCCATTGGCGAAGCCCCGGCCCTGGCACTACAGAGGTTTGGCGTACTGCGCCAGCGCCGCATGACCTGCCTGCCCGCCGTGAGCCAGCAGTTGTCCGGATGCAGCTTCGTCGATCAACCGGTGGTGGTGGACGGCAATTGCATCACCGCCCAAGGCTCGGCCGCCGCCCTGGCGTTTGCCTTGACGCTGGTGGAGCAACTCTGTGGCAAGGGCGTGAGAGGCGTAGTGGCCGCGGAGTTGCTGGCCTGA
- a CDS encoding FAD binding domain-containing protein, producing the protein MNPFQYSKPDTVQAAIDLSSPASRFIAGGTNLLDLMKENLTRPEHLIDITGLPLADLSETPSGGVMIGALVSNADLAWHPWIEHRYPLLSQAILAGASPQLRNMASTGGNLLQRTRCYYFYDASVPCNKRRPGSGCPARDGLNRIHAIFGASDQCVATHPSDMCVALAALEAVVHVLGRGGARTIEFADFHRLPGDAPQRDNQLADDELITAIELPAAGFADHSHYLKIRDRASYAFALVSVATALELDGPVIRQARLALGGVAHKPWRDRAVESGLVGQAVSRETFTAAADALLQNAEPLAHNGFKVRLARRAIVRALSDAALGAARGGQA; encoded by the coding sequence ATGAATCCCTTCCAGTACAGCAAGCCCGACACCGTGCAGGCCGCCATCGACCTGTCGAGTCCGGCGTCGCGTTTCATCGCCGGTGGCACCAACCTGCTGGACCTGATGAAAGAAAACCTCACCCGTCCCGAACACCTGATCGACATCACTGGCCTGCCCCTGGCGGACCTCAGTGAAACCCCTTCCGGCGGGGTGATGATCGGCGCATTGGTGAGTAATGCGGACCTGGCCTGGCACCCGTGGATCGAGCACCGTTATCCGCTGCTGTCCCAGGCGATCCTGGCTGGCGCTTCGCCGCAATTGCGCAACATGGCCAGCACCGGCGGTAACCTGCTGCAACGCACCCGCTGTTATTACTTCTACGACGCCAGCGTGCCATGTAACAAACGCCGCCCCGGCAGTGGTTGCCCGGCCCGGGATGGTTTGAACCGGATCCACGCGATTTTCGGCGCCAGCGATCAATGTGTCGCCACCCATCCCTCTGACATGTGCGTGGCCCTGGCCGCGCTGGAAGCCGTGGTGCATGTGCTGGGCCGGGGCGGCGCGCGGACCATCGAGTTCGCTGACTTCCATCGCCTGCCCGGCGATGCTCCGCAGCGGGATAACCAACTGGCCGATGACGAATTGATCACCGCCATCGAATTGCCTGCCGCCGGTTTCGCCGACCATAGCCACTATCTGAAGATTCGCGACCGGGCCTCCTATGCCTTTGCGCTGGTTTCGGTGGCGACGGCGCTGGAACTGGACGGGCCGGTGATCCGCCAGGCGCGCCTGGCCCTGGGCGGCGTGGCGCACAAACCCTGGCGCGACCGGGCCGTGGAGAGTGGGTTGGTTGGCCAGGCCGTCAGCCGCGAAACCTTCACTGCCGCCGCCGATGCGCTGCTACAAAACGCCGAGCCGCTGGCACACAACGGTTTCAAGGTCAGACTGGCGCGCCGGGCGATTGTCCGCGCCTTGAGCGATGCCGCACTGGGTGCTGCACGAGGAGGACAAGCCTGA
- a CDS encoding DUF2474 domain-containing protein, giving the protein MARPDLKDIEAAERKPLWQRLGWLALIWAGSVLALFIVASLMRMFMSAAGLTTH; this is encoded by the coding sequence ATGGCCAGACCTGATTTGAAAGACATCGAAGCGGCCGAGCGCAAGCCGCTCTGGCAACGGCTCGGCTGGCTGGCGCTGATCTGGGCGGGGAGTGTGCTGGCGCTGTTTATCGTCGCCAGCCTGATGCGGATGTTCATGAGCGCCGCGGGCCTGACCACTCACTGA
- a CDS encoding (2Fe-2S)-binding protein → MSATLSEATPASFVRHPIRLTLNGLVRELQVLPWTTLLDLLREQLDLVGSKKGCDHGQCGACTVLRDGKRINACLTLAVMCDGAELTTIEGLASADQLHPMQQAFIKHDAFQCGYCTPGQICSALGLVNEGRARTVAQISELMSGNLCRCGAYNNIRDAIEEALPLCQPPGGDQ, encoded by the coding sequence ATGAGCGCGACCCTGTCCGAAGCGACGCCGGCGTCCTTCGTCCGTCATCCGATTCGTCTGACCCTCAATGGCCTGGTGCGTGAACTGCAGGTGTTGCCCTGGACCACGTTGCTGGACCTGCTGCGCGAGCAATTGGACCTGGTGGGTAGCAAAAAAGGCTGCGACCACGGCCAGTGTGGCGCTTGCACGGTGCTGCGCGATGGCAAGCGGATCAACGCCTGCCTCACGCTGGCCGTCATGTGCGACGGCGCCGAATTGACCACCATTGAGGGCCTGGCCAGCGCCGATCAATTGCACCCCATGCAGCAGGCTTTTATTAAGCATGACGCGTTCCAGTGCGGTTATTGCACGCCGGGGCAGATCTGCTCGGCGCTGGGTCTGGTCAACGAGGGTAGGGCGCGGACCGTTGCGCAGATCAGCGAATTGATGAGTGGCAACCTCTGCCGCTGCGGCGCCTACAACAACATTCGTGATGCCATCGAAGAGGCATTGCCGCTCTGCCAGCCACCGGGAGGTGATCAATGA
- a CDS encoding MFS transporter — MPSQAPLLLRHHRPFIAFWLARIFTASGFQMLTVAIGWNLYQLTGNVLDLGLVGLVEFAPRVLFMLHTGHVADRYDRRKVAAICQSLQALIALSLAIGSATDHVTREMIFILAFLLGAARSFEMPTTQALLPSIVPAALFPRAVAAAQSAQQSATIVAPALGGLLYAFGSTWVYGPTVLLYIIACCLMLNLPARQTPLNKGKATMDSLLAGIRFIRSRPDILGAISLDLFAVLLGGATALLPVFAKDILLTGPWGLGLLRSAPAVGALLMSLWLARFAVERKVGRVMFTAVGVFGVATIAFGLSTSFWFSLAVLVVLGAADMISMVIRASFVQLETPDEMRGRVSAVNGLFIGASNQLGEFESGLTAHWFGTVPAVVMGGVGTLLVTGAWIKLFPTLANRDRMHEPAETAKA, encoded by the coding sequence ATGCCCAGCCAAGCACCGCTGCTGCTCCGTCACCACCGCCCGTTCATCGCCTTCTGGCTGGCCCGGATATTCACCGCCAGCGGTTTCCAGATGCTCACCGTGGCCATCGGCTGGAACCTCTACCAACTGACCGGCAACGTCTTGGACCTGGGCCTTGTGGGCCTGGTGGAGTTCGCGCCACGGGTGCTGTTCATGCTGCATACCGGGCACGTGGCTGACCGTTATGACCGGCGCAAGGTCGCGGCCATCTGCCAGTCGCTACAGGCGTTGATTGCGCTGTCGCTGGCGATCGGCAGCGCCACCGACCATGTCACGCGGGAAATGATCTTCATCCTCGCCTTCCTGCTGGGCGCCGCCCGCTCCTTCGAAATGCCCACCACCCAGGCGCTGCTGCCGAGCATCGTGCCGGCCGCGCTGTTTCCCCGGGCCGTGGCCGCCGCCCAGTCGGCCCAACAATCGGCCACCATCGTTGCCCCGGCGCTCGGCGGTTTGCTCTACGCCTTCGGCAGCACCTGGGTCTATGGGCCGACCGTGCTGCTCTACATCATTGCCTGCTGCCTGATGCTCAACCTGCCTGCCCGGCAGACGCCGCTGAACAAAGGCAAGGCCACGATGGATTCATTGCTGGCCGGGATTCGCTTCATTCGCAGCCGCCCGGACATTCTCGGGGCGATCTCCCTGGACCTGTTCGCGGTGTTGCTCGGCGGCGCGACGGCGCTGCTGCCAGTGTTCGCCAAGGACATCCTGCTCACCGGCCCCTGGGGCCTGGGCCTGTTGCGTTCGGCGCCAGCGGTCGGGGCCTTGCTGATGTCGCTGTGGCTGGCGCGGTTTGCCGTGGAACGCAAGGTGGGCCGGGTGATGTTCACCGCCGTGGGCGTGTTCGGCGTCGCCACCATTGCCTTCGGCCTCTCCACTTCGTTCTGGTTTTCCCTGGCGGTGTTGGTGGTGCTGGGCGCGGCGGACATGATCAGCATGGTCATCCGCGCCTCCTTCGTACAGCTGGAAACGCCGGATGAAATGCGCGGTCGGGTCAGCGCGGTGAACGGGTTGTTCATCGGCGCTTCGAACCAGTTGGGCGAGTTCGAGTCCGGCCTGACCGCCCACTGGTTCGGCACCGTGCCAGCGGTGGTCATGGGCGGCGTCGGCACGCTGTTGGTGACCGGGGCCTGGATCAAACTGTTCCCGACCCTGGCCAACCGCGACCGGATGCACGAACCGGCGGAAACCGCAAAAGCCTAG
- a CDS encoding DUF4879 domain-containing protein: MYRMNKNLMAALACALGLWWPGQAVNAAPAPPLSEVKVLKVESPACGFEDIAQGQAQTRCDHSGPNIKVYVLEVGYGRQPQVTLDGFEVDGTRSPVCAYSNGNLNDCSATTKIVGYLYIFDLKGKQEGTFSFSNTSINAPGNRMSTQLSIK; encoded by the coding sequence ATGTATCGCATGAATAAAAACCTGATGGCTGCATTGGCCTGTGCGCTGGGCCTGTGGTGGCCCGGGCAGGCCGTCAATGCCGCGCCGGCACCGCCCCTGAGTGAGGTCAAGGTGCTCAAGGTCGAATCGCCGGCCTGTGGTTTCGAGGACATCGCCCAAGGGCAGGCGCAGACTCGTTGCGATCACAGCGGGCCGAATATCAAGGTCTACGTGCTGGAGGTCGGGTACGGCCGCCAGCCCCAGGTCACCCTGGACGGCTTCGAGGTCGATGGCACCCGTTCGCCGGTGTGTGCGTACAGTAATGGCAACCTCAACGACTGTTCGGCCACGACCAAAATTGTCGGCTATCTGTACATCTTCGATCTGAAGGGCAAGCAGGAAGGCACCTTCAGCTTCAGCAACACGTCGATTAACGCACCGGGTAATCGGATGTCGACCCAACTGTCCATCAAATAG
- the cydB gene encoding cytochrome d ubiquinol oxidase subunit II gives MGIDLPLIWAVVIIFGIMMYVVMDGFDLGIGILFPFVKGERDRDVMMNTVAPVWDGNETWLVLGGAGLFGAFPLAYSVVLSALYLPLILMLIGLIFRGVAFEFRFKAKADKRHLWDKAFIGGSLTATFFQGVALGAFIDGFEVVNRQFAGGSLDWFTPFTMFCGLALIAAYALLGCTWLIMKTEGKLQEQMHDLARPLAFVVLAVIGIVSIWTPLAHADIAARWFTLPNLFWFLPVPILVLVTMYGLFRAVARNANYTPFILTLVLIFLGYSGLGISLWPNIVPPSISIWDASSPPQSQGFMLVGTLFIIPLILVYTFWSYYVFRGKVTHDDGYH, from the coding sequence ATGGGTATTGATCTTCCGCTGATCTGGGCCGTGGTCATCATCTTCGGCATCATGATGTACGTGGTCATGGACGGCTTCGACCTGGGAATCGGCATTCTCTTCCCCTTCGTCAAGGGCGAGCGCGACCGTGATGTGATGATGAACACCGTGGCGCCGGTCTGGGACGGCAACGAAACCTGGCTGGTGCTGGGCGGTGCCGGTCTGTTCGGGGCATTTCCGCTGGCCTATTCGGTGGTGCTTTCGGCGCTGTACCTGCCATTGATCCTGATGCTCATCGGCCTGATCTTCCGGGGCGTGGCCTTCGAATTCCGCTTCAAGGCCAAGGCTGACAAGCGGCACCTGTGGGACAAGGCGTTCATCGGCGGTTCGCTGACGGCCACCTTCTTCCAGGGCGTGGCGCTGGGCGCGTTCATCGATGGCTTCGAAGTGGTCAATCGCCAGTTCGCCGGGGGCTCCTTGGACTGGTTCACGCCGTTCACGATGTTCTGCGGCCTGGCGTTGATCGCGGCCTATGCCTTGCTCGGCTGCACCTGGCTGATCATGAAGACCGAAGGCAAATTGCAAGAGCAGATGCATGACTTGGCCAGGCCGCTGGCGTTCGTCGTGCTGGCAGTGATCGGTATCGTCAGCATCTGGACCCCACTGGCCCACGCTGATATCGCGGCCCGCTGGTTCACCCTGCCGAACCTGTTCTGGTTCCTGCCGGTGCCGATTCTGGTGCTGGTGACCATGTACGGCTTGTTTCGCGCAGTGGCGCGCAACGCCAATTACACGCCATTTATCCTGACCTTGGTGCTGATCTTCCTCGGCTACAGCGGCCTGGGCATCAGCCTGTGGCCGAATATCGTGCCGCCGTCCATCTCGATCTGGGACGCCTCGTCACCGCCCCAGAGCCAGGGCTTCATGTTGGTCGGTACGCTGTTCATCATCCCGTTGATCCTGGTGTACACCTTCTGGAGCTACTACGTGTTCCGCGGCAAGGTGACCCACGACGACGGCTACCATTGA
- a CDS encoding xanthine dehydrogenase family protein molybdopterin-binding subunit, whose protein sequence is MNAPSKSIGQPLDRVDGLLKVTGQARYAGEYPADGLLHGSIVSGNIARGRVLRIDASRALALPGVVAVIDHTNRPRIASYDEPYQDADAADGSPFRPLYNDQVLYSGQPLALVVAEHLELARYAGSLIEIEYEAQDHQTDLTILQNEARSAPAELPKPRGNFQGEYASAALNVDVSYSTPIEHHNPMEPHASTVLYQPDGSLHIHDKTQGTQNCQAYVQKVFGLEKEQVRVFAAFVGGAFGSGLRPQYQLPLAVMAALALKRSVRVSLTRQQMFTFGYRPRTLQRLQLGAAANGRLLAVAHSAIGQTSRFEDFTEHVVEWSGMLYHCDNVALTYQLVPLDVYTPLDMRAPGAALGLIGLECAMDELACALAIDPVQLRLINYAERNENEGKPYSSKQLRECYAQGARRFGWDKRNPEPRSMREGRQLVGWGMAGGVWEAMQQKASAKASLAADGKLTVSSATTDIGTGTYTVMTQIAAEASGVSLEDVSFVLGDSSLPTAPLQGGSFTVSSVGTAVQQACEALKEKLLAVARQTCPAFSGATLEQVTFVDGQLRLGEASVALAELAQKSGETPLQAQVTAEPDEKRQAYATATHSAVFVEVWVDEDLGTVKVNRVVSAIAAGRVINPKTARSQILGGVVWGIGMALHEETLTDHGLGRHMNHSLAEYHLPVNADIGDIDVVFVDEHDEVVNALGSKGVGEIGIVGVAAAVANAIYHATGKRVRDFPITLDKLL, encoded by the coding sequence ATGAACGCTCCGAGCAAATCCATAGGGCAGCCACTGGACCGGGTCGATGGCCTGCTCAAGGTCACGGGCCAGGCCCGATATGCCGGTGAATATCCCGCCGACGGCCTGCTGCATGGCAGCATCGTGTCCGGCAATATCGCCCGCGGGCGTGTGCTGCGCATTGATGCTTCCCGCGCCTTGGCGCTGCCCGGGGTGGTCGCGGTGATCGACCACACCAACCGGCCCAGGATCGCCAGCTACGATGAGCCCTATCAGGACGCCGACGCCGCGGACGGTTCACCATTTCGGCCCTTGTACAACGACCAGGTTCTCTATAGCGGCCAGCCGCTGGCCTTGGTGGTCGCCGAACACCTGGAGTTGGCCCGCTATGCTGGCTCACTGATTGAAATCGAATATGAAGCCCAGGACCATCAGACCGATCTGACCATCCTGCAAAACGAAGCCCGTTCGGCACCGGCGGAATTGCCCAAGCCCCGTGGGAATTTTCAGGGTGAGTACGCCAGTGCGGCGCTCAATGTGGATGTGTCCTACAGCACGCCGATCGAACACCACAACCCGATGGAGCCTCATGCCTCCACTGTGCTGTATCAACCCGACGGTAGCCTGCACATCCACGACAAGACCCAAGGCACGCAAAACTGTCAGGCCTATGTGCAAAAAGTGTTCGGGCTCGAGAAAGAACAGGTGCGCGTGTTCGCCGCGTTTGTCGGCGGCGCCTTCGGTTCCGGGCTGCGACCGCAATATCAATTACCTTTGGCCGTGATGGCGGCCCTGGCGCTCAAGCGCTCCGTGCGGGTCAGCCTGACGCGCCAGCAGATGTTTACTTTCGGCTACCGACCGCGCACCTTGCAGCGCTTGCAACTGGGTGCGGCGGCCAACGGTCGGTTGTTGGCCGTGGCCCACAGCGCCATCGGCCAGACCTCGCGTTTCGAAGATTTCACCGAGCATGTGGTGGAGTGGAGCGGCATGCTCTATCACTGCGACAACGTGGCGTTGACCTACCAGTTGGTGCCGCTGGACGTCTACACGCCGCTGGACATGCGCGCGCCGGGCGCCGCCCTGGGCTTGATTGGCCTGGAGTGCGCCATGGATGAACTGGCTTGTGCCCTGGCGATCGATCCGGTGCAACTGCGGTTGATCAACTACGCCGAGCGCAACGAGAACGAAGGCAAGCCGTATTCCAGCAAGCAATTGCGTGAGTGTTACGCCCAGGGCGCCCGCCGTTTCGGTTGGGACAAGCGCAACCCGGAGCCGCGCAGCATGCGTGAAGGCCGGCAACTGGTGGGCTGGGGCATGGCCGGTGGCGTGTGGGAAGCCATGCAGCAGAAGGCCAGCGCCAAGGCTTCGCTGGCGGCTGACGGCAAGCTGACCGTCAGCAGCGCCACCACTGACATCGGTACTGGGACCTACACAGTCATGACCCAGATCGCCGCCGAGGCGTCAGGTGTTTCTCTTGAAGACGTCAGCTTTGTCCTCGGTGATTCGTCGCTGCCTACGGCGCCGCTGCAGGGCGGTTCGTTCACCGTCTCGTCGGTGGGCACCGCTGTGCAGCAGGCCTGTGAAGCCTTGAAGGAAAAACTGTTGGCCGTGGCCCGGCAGACCTGCCCGGCCTTCAGCGGCGCGACCCTTGAGCAAGTGACGTTTGTCGATGGTCAGCTGCGGTTGGGCGAGGCGAGCGTGGCATTGGCCGAGCTGGCGCAAAAAAGCGGCGAGACGCCGCTGCAGGCCCAGGTCACCGCCGAGCCGGACGAAAAACGCCAGGCCTACGCCACCGCCACCCACTCGGCGGTGTTTGTCGAAGTGTGGGTGGATGAAGACCTGGGCACGGTGAAGGTCAATCGAGTGGTCAGCGCCATTGCGGCCGGGCGGGTGATCAACCCGAAAACCGCTCGCAGCCAGATTCTCGGTGGCGTGGTCTGGGGCATCGGCATGGCCCTGCACGAAGAAACCCTGACCGACCATGGGCTGGGCCGCCACATGAACCACAGCCTGGCCGAGTACCATCTGCCGGTTAACGCCGACATCGGCGATATTGACGTGGTTTTTGTCGATGAACACGATGAAGTCGTCAACGCCCTCGGCTCCAAGGGCGTCGGTGAAATCGGTATCGTCGGTGTGGCGGCGGCGGTGGCCAATGCGATTTACCACGCCACCGGCAAGCGGGTACGGGACTTCCCGATCACCCTCGACAAGTTGCTCTAG